A single Ochrobactrum sp. BTU1 DNA region contains:
- a CDS encoding autoinducer 2 ABC transporter substrate-binding protein, with amino-acid sequence MRIISKLAACTMLAGVAMAGIAVAQDKPTIVTVVKVTGENWFTRMNEGVDAFGKDNADVSASQVGPAKADAAQQARILEDLVAKNVSAIAVVPMDPSALEGVLRRAAQRGIKVIAHEGDSLTNVDVDIEAFDNKAFGTRINEALANCMGKSGKWTSFVGSLGSLTHNQWVDAGATNAKQYPDMELVAEKNESFNDANKAYEKAKEILRKYPDIKGFQGSSAIDVIGIGRAVEEAGLQDKTCVYGLGLPKDTGPYLESGAVDQIFFWDPKDAGYVMNKVADLVLKGEEIKDGMDLGVPGYEKMTVIKGPGKGVIMQGQAWVDVDKSNYKNFPF; translated from the coding sequence ATGCGTATAATTTCCAAACTAGCTGCTTGCACAATGCTCGCAGGAGTTGCGATGGCCGGTATCGCCGTTGCACAGGATAAGCCAACCATCGTGACTGTCGTGAAGGTAACTGGTGAGAACTGGTTCACGCGCATGAACGAAGGCGTTGATGCCTTTGGCAAAGACAATGCCGATGTCAGCGCAAGCCAGGTCGGTCCGGCAAAGGCAGATGCTGCACAGCAGGCTCGTATTCTTGAAGATCTCGTTGCAAAGAACGTGTCTGCAATTGCCGTAGTGCCAATGGACCCATCGGCACTTGAAGGCGTACTGCGTCGTGCTGCCCAGCGTGGCATCAAGGTCATCGCACACGAAGGTGACAGCCTGACCAATGTTGATGTCGACATCGAAGCATTCGACAACAAGGCATTCGGAACGCGTATCAATGAAGCGCTTGCAAACTGCATGGGCAAATCCGGCAAATGGACTTCATTCGTGGGTTCGCTCGGAAGCCTCACGCATAATCAGTGGGTTGATGCAGGCGCTACTAACGCAAAGCAGTATCCAGATATGGAACTGGTTGCTGAGAAGAATGAATCCTTCAACGATGCTAATAAAGCCTATGAAAAGGCCAAGGAAATCCTGCGTAAATACCCTGATATCAAGGGCTTCCAGGGCTCATCGGCTATTGATGTGATTGGTATCGGCCGTGCTGTTGAAGAAGCTGGTCTGCAGGACAAGACCTGCGTTTATGGCCTTGGTCTGCCAAAGGATACCGGCCCATATCTTGAAAGCGGTGCCGTCGATCAGATCTTCTTCTGGGATCCGAAAGATGCAGGCTATGTAATGAACAAAGTCGCTGATCTGGTTCTTAAGGGTGAGGAAATCAAGGACGGTATGGACCTTGGCGTTCCTGGCTATGAGAAAATGACGGTAATCAAGGGACCGGGCAAGGGTGTCATCATGCAGGGTCAGGCATGGGTAGACGTGGACAAGTCCAACTACAAGAACTTTCCGTTCTAA
- a CDS encoding ABC transporter permease, which translates to MTEIVSVEKTSAKERGILLRLWDLMGARPELFTLLLTVITCLVVIAANPDFLQMSNLVDILRASVVRGLFAMGVLVVLASGGIDVSFTAIAAFVMYALTMLVTNLFPEMPMALILLLAALGGACFGALNGFLVQKLQAPSLIVTIGTQYVIRSFLLTFVGTALFMNIPAAMDAFGKASLFTHRASNGVVSVLPATVLVLVVAAFVTWFILERTLMGRAIFAVGGNPSIAERLGVNLFRVRIFVFAYAGLLAGIAGVVHVSSNRLANPFDLAGMELEIIAAVVLGGARITGGSGSVVGTLLGVLLITLVSNVLIFVGIPSTLQLAIVGAFILLAGTIFALRDKA; encoded by the coding sequence ATGACCGAAATCGTATCGGTAGAAAAGACTAGCGCGAAAGAACGCGGCATACTGCTCCGGCTTTGGGACTTGATGGGCGCCAGGCCAGAACTGTTCACGCTTTTGCTGACAGTTATCACCTGTCTTGTGGTTATCGCGGCCAACCCTGATTTCCTGCAGATGAGCAATCTGGTTGACATTCTGCGTGCATCCGTCGTGCGTGGGTTGTTTGCGATGGGCGTGCTTGTCGTCCTAGCATCAGGTGGTATCGACGTCTCGTTTACGGCCATTGCCGCTTTCGTTATGTATGCGCTGACAATGTTGGTGACAAACCTGTTTCCAGAAATGCCAATGGCTCTCATATTACTACTGGCCGCTCTAGGCGGTGCCTGCTTTGGTGCGCTTAATGGTTTTCTCGTGCAAAAGCTGCAAGCGCCTTCGCTGATCGTGACGATCGGCACACAGTACGTGATCCGAAGCTTCCTTCTCACCTTCGTCGGCACTGCACTTTTTATGAATATTCCGGCCGCGATGGACGCGTTCGGTAAGGCGTCGCTGTTCACACATCGCGCATCGAACGGCGTCGTATCCGTTCTGCCTGCCACTGTGCTAGTTTTGGTGGTCGCAGCTTTCGTGACGTGGTTTATCCTTGAACGCACATTGATGGGGCGCGCTATTTTCGCGGTTGGGGGCAATCCATCCATTGCCGAGCGACTTGGGGTCAACCTTTTTCGTGTCCGTATATTTGTCTTTGCCTATGCAGGTTTGCTGGCGGGTATTGCGGGCGTGGTTCACGTTTCCAGCAATCGTCTTGCTAATCCTTTCGACCTTGCAGGTATGGAGCTTGAAATTATCGCGGCGGTGGTCCTTGGCGGAGCGCGTATCACCGGCGGTTCGGGATCGGTTGTGGGGACATTGCTGGGCGTTTTGTTGATAACGCTCGTCAGTAACGTCCTAATCTTTGTGGGAATTCCAAGCACGTTGCAGTTGGCAATCGTTGGGGCTTTCATCCTGCTTGCTGGCACGATCTTCGCGTTGCGCGACAAGGCTTAA
- a CDS encoding sugar-binding transcriptional regulator, translating to MTSDDLTPSTHAIPAEFDDAIVWAAWLYYEDQLTQNDIAKKMGVSRATIVNYLQEARQRGVVRIVMNSEILTRTEIAKKVATLYGLDEVLVIPSEKSGSSEALLQALGTGGARLIERMVKPGDTICVSWGRTVLAIADAISLPRSIEGLTVVQVTGSSMGKREFSAELCTSIMARNVGATSVNMLAPAILSSPELRDALMGEPALKRQFDLIAQSDMIVFGVGGLSSESTMRIADVTSDEEIDAYAKDGAVAVLICRFLDNEGKQVIRELDKRVIGIELDELHRVPRRLCVAGGSRKVEAIRAVLTGGYATHLVTDFETAELLLAQ from the coding sequence ATGACATCGGACGATCTGACACCGTCTACGCATGCCATCCCGGCTGAATTTGATGACGCGATCGTATGGGCTGCCTGGCTTTATTATGAAGACCAGCTAACCCAGAACGATATCGCGAAGAAAATGGGCGTTTCGCGCGCGACCATCGTCAATTATCTGCAGGAAGCACGGCAGCGGGGCGTGGTACGGATTGTGATGAATTCGGAGATTCTCACCCGAACCGAGATCGCCAAAAAGGTCGCGACCCTATATGGTTTGGACGAGGTCCTCGTCATTCCTAGTGAAAAATCGGGCTCCTCCGAGGCGCTACTTCAGGCGCTGGGCACCGGAGGCGCACGCCTCATTGAGCGCATGGTCAAACCGGGCGATACGATCTGCGTGTCCTGGGGGCGAACTGTTCTGGCAATCGCGGATGCGATCTCGCTGCCTCGTTCGATCGAAGGGCTGACAGTCGTTCAAGTCACGGGTTCATCAATGGGAAAACGTGAATTTTCTGCAGAGCTTTGCACCTCGATCATGGCTCGCAATGTCGGTGCAACCAGTGTAAACATGCTGGCTCCAGCGATTTTGAGCAGTCCGGAGTTGCGCGACGCCTTGATGGGCGAACCTGCGCTTAAACGGCAATTTGATCTGATTGCTCAATCAGACATGATCGTCTTTGGCGTTGGGGGATTATCATCTGAAAGCACGATGCGCATTGCGGATGTCACTAGCGATGAAGAAATCGATGCCTACGCCAAGGATGGCGCGGTCGCAGTCTTGATCTGTCGCTTCCTCGACAATGAAGGCAAGCAGGTCATTCGTGAACTGGACAAACGCGTCATCGGCATTGAGTTGGATGAATTACATCGGGTTCCGCGCAGGCTTTGCGTGGCGGGCGGTTCGCGCAAGGTCGAAGCAATCCGCGCAGTTTTAACCGGCGGCTATGCAACCCACCTCGTTACCGATTTTGAAACAGCGGAACTTCTGCTCGCGCAATAA
- a CDS encoding sugar ABC transporter ATP-binding protein — translation MHATDSTPASTPPFLEIRSVKKSFGGVKALKEVSLVIEAGQIYHLMGENGCGKSTLIKILSGAQPADEGQIFIDGEPTGARAGDLGAIGSLRAGIETVYQDLSLLPNFSVAENVAFTEQLVEASGKLARKLDVSALNATARRALAEVHLPTDNAFLKRRTDTLPLATRQLIAIARAVASEARLVIMDEPTTSLTRQEVVNLLRVVEKLLSKGVAVLFVTHKLDECKSLGGRAIIMRDGVKVAELDVATHTKAEFSHWMTGREISETRYRTDPKLGNVMLDVEHLGDGRNFESVSLSLKKGEILGVTGLLDSGRNELALALAGVVPASSGKIRLNGEEIAPQSAADAIRFGIGYVPEDRLTEGLFLEKPIQDNITLPVLDRLRNALGMISGKRARKVAEDSVADLQIVAPDVTIPVQSLSGGNQQRVLIGRWLTINPQLLILHGPTVGVDVGSKDTIFRIIQRLADDGMGVIIISDDLPELLQNCDRILVMRQGRIVAAHNADGLTEDAIYASMASTAKEIAQ, via the coding sequence ATGCACGCTACAGATTCAACACCTGCATCAACACCGCCATTTCTTGAGATCAGAAGCGTCAAGAAATCCTTTGGCGGCGTTAAGGCGCTCAAGGAAGTAAGCCTTGTTATCGAAGCAGGTCAAATCTATCATCTGATGGGTGAAAATGGCTGTGGCAAAAGCACATTGATCAAAATCCTCTCCGGCGCGCAGCCTGCCGATGAGGGGCAGATTTTTATCGACGGCGAACCAACAGGCGCCCGCGCAGGCGACCTTGGGGCCATCGGTTCTTTACGCGCAGGTATCGAGACGGTTTATCAAGACCTTTCGCTATTGCCGAACTTTTCTGTTGCCGAGAATGTCGCCTTCACCGAGCAGCTCGTTGAAGCGTCAGGGAAACTTGCGCGTAAGCTCGATGTTTCGGCACTGAATGCAACAGCGCGGCGTGCACTCGCGGAAGTGCATCTTCCCACCGATAATGCCTTCCTGAAACGCAGAACAGATACATTGCCGCTTGCCACGCGTCAGCTCATCGCAATTGCACGCGCGGTTGCTTCCGAGGCGCGCCTGGTCATCATGGATGAGCCGACGACCTCACTGACGCGACAGGAGGTGGTCAATCTTTTGCGCGTTGTCGAAAAGTTGCTCAGCAAAGGCGTTGCTGTCCTTTTCGTCACGCATAAGCTTGATGAGTGCAAGTCGCTCGGCGGTCGTGCAATCATCATGCGTGATGGCGTGAAAGTCGCTGAACTTGATGTTGCAACGCATACGAAGGCTGAGTTCAGCCATTGGATGACTGGTCGCGAAATCAGTGAAACTCGATATCGCACCGACCCCAAACTGGGCAATGTGATGCTGGACGTCGAACACCTAGGTGACGGACGGAATTTTGAATCTGTTTCGCTTTCACTGAAGAAGGGCGAAATCCTTGGTGTGACTGGTCTGCTTGACTCAGGCCGCAATGAACTGGCGCTGGCGCTTGCTGGTGTTGTGCCGGCGAGCTCTGGCAAAATCCGGCTGAACGGCGAAGAAATCGCACCACAATCGGCCGCTGACGCAATCCGCTTTGGTATTGGCTATGTCCCGGAAGATCGGCTTACAGAAGGTCTGTTTCTAGAAAAGCCTATTCAGGACAATATAACGCTTCCGGTCCTTGATCGTCTGCGCAATGCTCTGGGCATGATCAGTGGAAAACGTGCCAGGAAGGTCGCGGAAGATAGTGTCGCCGACCTTCAGATTGTTGCACCGGACGTCACTATTCCGGTTCAATCGCTATCGGGTGGCAATCAGCAACGTGTCCTGATTGGGCGCTGGCTGACCATCAATCCGCAGCTTCTCATCCTGCATGGTCCGACGGTAGGTGTCGATGTAGGTTCCAAGGATACAATCTTCCGCATCATCCAGCGGCTGGCTGACGATGGAATGGGTGTTATCATTATCAGCGACGATCTGCCTGAACTTTTGCAGAACTGCGACCGCATTCTCGTTATGCGGCAGGGACGTATCGTTGCTGCACACAATGCCGATGGACTGACCGAGGACGCGATCTATGCATCCATGGCCAGCACTGCAAAGGAGATCGCGCAATGA
- a CDS encoding bifunctional aldolase/short-chain dehydrogenase: protein MKSNWSDADFNAIVSAYEKAGINRDVAIRTYTTRLLGSEPKLVLHGGGNTSVKTVLNDHDGTPVEVLCVKGSGWDMGKIEPAGLPALNLERLKAMVNYDTLSDDDMVMLQRRLLLDPSSPNPSVEAILHAILPFKHVDHTHANAIVALTNQPNGEAIIRELFPEMIVVPYVMPGFDLSKACQKAFSERPDAPGMILLKHGIFTWSEDPRIAYENMIEAIDRAENRIVEGNPRPFGHASKNPHKEELASVCDIVPILRGAIALSGKEEGRPRRFIIEHRSDDNILDFCGAPNVADLVRRGNATPEHVIHIKRYGVSLPAPYTQDLESWAQIVKDSVASYVAGYKEYFERNNARVGGGKTMLDPMPRVFYIDGIGLFAAGPTQKAARIGADVAEATIEVIRGAEGIDQFEALSEEDLFDIEYWSLEQVKLAKQTEKPLTRQVAVVTGGASGLGLAIAERLREQGAEIALIDIDAERVAAQAKRLGGKAIACDLTDSQSAEKAIADIVAAFGGVDILVSNAGAAFQGALTTVDDALFKSAFALNFWSHHYIARAVVNVMKRQKTGGSIVFNVSKQAVNPGPDFGPYGTSKAALMALMRQYALEHAEDGITVNAVNPDRIRTGLMTDEMVEERAQARGVTPEVYMRGNLLKREVSANDVADAFLHLISARTSTGAVVTVDGGNVAAMMR from the coding sequence ATGAAGTCGAATTGGTCGGATGCGGATTTCAACGCAATTGTTAGTGCATATGAGAAAGCAGGCATCAACCGCGATGTGGCCATCCGCACATATACCACGCGCTTGCTGGGTTCGGAACCAAAGCTCGTTCTGCATGGCGGCGGTAACACCTCAGTCAAGACAGTGTTGAATGACCATGATGGCACGCCGGTTGAAGTGCTATGTGTGAAGGGAAGCGGTTGGGATATGGGCAAGATCGAGCCCGCAGGGTTGCCCGCGCTAAATCTTGAGCGCCTGAAAGCTATGGTCAACTACGATACGCTTAGCGATGACGATATGGTGATGCTGCAGCGCCGCCTGCTGCTCGATCCGTCATCACCAAATCCGTCCGTCGAAGCGATCCTCCATGCAATTCTTCCATTCAAGCATGTCGACCACACCCATGCCAATGCGATTGTCGCGCTAACCAACCAACCAAACGGCGAAGCGATCATTCGCGAACTCTTTCCAGAAATGATTGTCGTGCCCTACGTCATGCCGGGGTTTGATCTTTCCAAGGCCTGTCAGAAAGCCTTTTCTGAGCGCCCGGATGCACCAGGCATGATCCTGCTTAAGCATGGAATCTTCACATGGTCGGAAGATCCCCGCATTGCCTATGAAAATATGATCGAAGCGATTGATCGGGCCGAGAACCGGATTGTTGAAGGCAATCCGCGACCTTTCGGCCATGCGAGCAAAAACCCGCATAAGGAAGAGCTAGCTTCAGTTTGTGATATTGTGCCGATATTGCGCGGAGCAATCGCTCTTTCAGGCAAGGAAGAAGGCCGTCCGCGCCGTTTCATCATAGAGCATCGTTCGGATGACAATATCCTTGATTTCTGTGGAGCGCCCAATGTTGCGGATCTTGTTCGTCGCGGCAATGCAACGCCGGAGCACGTTATCCATATCAAGCGTTATGGTGTATCTCTTCCTGCCCCTTACACACAGGATCTTGAGAGCTGGGCACAGATAGTAAAAGACAGCGTTGCGTCTTATGTCGCTGGATATAAGGAGTATTTTGAGCGCAACAATGCGCGCGTCGGTGGTGGTAAAACTATGCTCGACCCGATGCCGCGGGTGTTCTACATCGACGGTATTGGGTTGTTTGCAGCTGGGCCAACGCAGAAAGCTGCGCGCATCGGTGCAGATGTGGCTGAAGCTACTATCGAAGTCATTCGCGGTGCTGAAGGGATCGATCAGTTCGAGGCGCTTAGCGAAGAAGACCTCTTCGATATTGAGTATTGGTCGCTAGAGCAGGTCAAACTCGCCAAACAGACCGAGAAGCCGCTGACCCGTCAGGTAGCAGTTGTAACTGGTGGGGCAAGCGGCCTTGGTCTTGCGATTGCAGAACGTTTACGGGAGCAAGGTGCCGAAATCGCTCTGATCGACATTGATGCAGAGCGTGTGGCAGCGCAAGCTAAGCGTCTGGGTGGTAAAGCTATCGCTTGCGATCTGACAGACTCCCAGTCTGCAGAAAAAGCCATTGCAGACATCGTTGCCGCTTTTGGCGGAGTTGATATTCTCGTTTCCAATGCCGGGGCGGCATTTCAGGGAGCGCTGACGACAGTTGATGATGCTTTGTTCAAATCGGCATTCGCTCTCAATTTCTGGAGCCATCATTACATCGCTCGCGCTGTCGTCAATGTTATGAAACGACAGAAAACCGGCGGCTCCATCGTGTTCAACGTCAGCAAGCAAGCGGTCAATCCGGGCCCCGATTTCGGTCCGTATGGCACTTCAAAAGCGGCCCTGATGGCCCTGATGCGCCAATATGCGTTGGAGCATGCAGAAGATGGAATTACAGTGAATGCTGTCAATCCAGATCGTATCCGCACAGGCTTAATGACTGATGAAATGGTTGAAGAGCGTGCTCAGGCTCGCGGTGTGACGCCGGAAGTCTATATGCGTGGTAATCTGCTTAAACGAGAAGTTTCGGCGAATGATGTTGCAGACGCATTTCTGCATCTCATTTCAGCCCGTACTTCAACCGGTGCGGTGGTTACGGTCGATGGTGGGAATGTCGCTGCCATGATGCGCTGA
- a CDS encoding PTS glucitol/sorbitol transporter subunit IIB, whose product MVKTYKAVKISRGSNGWGGPLVIQPTEQRNKVVSVTGGGIHPLARQIAELTGAEAVDGFRSPPIESEMAVVVVDCGGTARCGVYPRKRIPTVNITPVGQSGPLAQFITEDIYVSGVKPENIVPADGSAVAAPAAAAAEEEAPAPVELPSEGGIVGLISSIGRVMGRVVGIFFQAGRRTIDQVIRNVLPFMAFVTMLIGLILYTGIGDILAQPLGPLANNIVGLLVLSAICGLPFLSPILGPGAVIAQVVGVAIIGPQIANGTIAPAMALPALFAYNTQVGCDFVPVGLALGEAKPKTIEIGVPAVLISRQIMGPLSVLIAWLVSLAVL is encoded by the coding sequence ATGGTAAAGACCTATAAGGCAGTTAAGATTTCCCGCGGCTCAAATGGCTGGGGCGGCCCGCTCGTGATACAGCCAACCGAGCAGCGTAATAAGGTGGTATCGGTCACTGGCGGTGGTATCCATCCACTTGCACGCCAGATTGCTGAGCTGACCGGCGCAGAGGCCGTTGACGGTTTCCGCTCGCCGCCAATCGAAAGCGAAATGGCCGTTGTGGTTGTTGATTGCGGAGGCACGGCCCGTTGCGGCGTCTATCCACGCAAGCGCATTCCAACGGTGAACATTACGCCGGTCGGACAATCCGGGCCTCTAGCGCAATTCATCACCGAGGACATTTATGTTTCAGGTGTGAAACCAGAAAATATTGTGCCGGCTGATGGTTCTGCCGTTGCAGCTCCTGCTGCTGCAGCCGCAGAAGAAGAAGCCCCTGCTCCGGTCGAACTGCCAAGCGAAGGCGGTATTGTCGGCCTTATCAGTAGCATCGGTCGCGTGATGGGCCGTGTCGTTGGTATCTTCTTCCAGGCTGGTCGCCGCACAATTGATCAGGTTATCCGCAACGTGTTGCCGTTCATGGCGTTCGTAACGATGTTGATCGGCCTGATCCTATACACGGGCATCGGTGACATCCTCGCTCAGCCGCTCGGACCACTTGCGAACAACATTGTTGGTTTGCTGGTGCTTTCTGCAATTTGTGGCCTACCGTTTCTTTCGCCAATCCTCGGACCAGGTGCGGTTATTGCACAGGTTGTCGGCGTGGCAATCATCGGGCCACAGATCGCAAACGGCACAATTGCCCCGGCGATGGCCCTGCCTGCACTATTTGCCTACAACACACAGGTCGGTTGTGACTTCGTGCCAGTTGGCCTGGCACTTGGAGAAGCGAAGCCTAAGACCATTGAAATTGGTGTTCCGGCAGTATTGATCAGCCGTCAGATCATGGGGCCTCTTTCGGTTCTGATCGCATGGCTCGTCAGCCTCGCAGTGCTTTGA
- a CDS encoding sugar kinase, translating into MSHDVSVIGLYILDVLGRPVDAIPPGGNVEFIDEIRLTVAGTAGGTVVDLAKLGLNCLAVGAVGDDEKADFVLATLQRFGVDVAQMQRLQGVPTSSTILNIRRNGDRPALHARGASDHFEIADSALDAVLAPPIIHLGGTGLLAKLDGEPSRKLLSEAKARGRITTFDLLGANDDTLDLISPLFPHIDYFMPSIEEAKQISGAADVEGAGHFFIERGVKHCVFTLGGDGVCFMDATGMVLRQPAFLIEVVDTTGCGDAFDAGFITALHRKMDVKTALNFAQASAALVATGLGSDAGILSFEDTLNFMNAAPIKQ; encoded by the coding sequence ATGTCTCATGATGTGTCCGTTATCGGACTTTATATTCTGGACGTACTCGGGCGGCCTGTTGATGCAATTCCACCAGGCGGCAATGTCGAGTTTATCGATGAAATCCGGCTGACCGTTGCGGGAACCGCTGGCGGCACGGTCGTCGATCTGGCGAAGCTTGGTCTAAACTGCCTCGCGGTTGGGGCCGTGGGCGATGATGAGAAGGCTGATTTCGTATTGGCGACTTTGCAGCGCTTTGGCGTCGACGTTGCGCAGATGCAGCGTCTGCAAGGCGTTCCCACATCTTCGACCATTCTCAATATCCGTCGCAACGGAGATCGCCCGGCACTTCATGCGCGCGGCGCGTCCGATCATTTTGAAATTGCCGACAGCGCGCTCGATGCAGTTCTGGCGCCACCAATCATTCATCTGGGTGGAACGGGTCTTTTGGCAAAACTTGATGGTGAACCAAGCCGTAAATTGCTGTCTGAGGCCAAGGCGCGTGGGCGTATTACAACCTTTGATCTTTTGGGCGCCAATGATGATACTCTCGATCTGATCTCTCCACTTTTCCCGCATATTGATTACTTCATGCCCTCTATTGAGGAAGCGAAGCAGATTTCAGGCGCGGCTGATGTCGAAGGCGCGGGGCACTTCTTTATCGAACGCGGCGTAAAGCATTGTGTCTTCACGCTTGGTGGTGATGGCGTATGCTTCATGGATGCAACTGGCATGGTTCTGCGCCAGCCAGCATTCTTGATTGAAGTGGTTGATACGACAGGTTGTGGGGATGCATTCGATGCTGGTTTCATCACAGCCCTTCACCGTAAAATGGATGTGAAAACCGCGTTGAATTTTGCGCAGGCATCCGCAGCATTGGTCGCCACAGGCCTTGGCTCAGATGCCGGTATCCTTTCGTTCGAGGATACATTGAATTTCATGAATGCTGCGCCAATCAAGCAGTAA
- a CDS encoding ABC transporter permease: MSSYGVDRQTLFLLLINCAVLAAGAAFAGANFMDSYNLQSMAAQVPELGLLALGVMLAMISGNGGIDLSGIALANLAGIVAFLLTRNFIPVAETPLLFSWTFAGLAVAVGLVGGLINGIMIAYARLTPLIATLGTQLVFTGVAVFLTNGSAISLGYIEPLDNFGNMPVLSIPMCFALFLAIAALLAFLLKYTPFGVKLMLMGSNSKAARYGGINEKRMLLITYTICGVLASIAGIIIAARNSSVKWDYGGSYVLIAILIAVLGGVKPEGGYGKVLCVLLAATALQILSSLFNFMNISNFFRDLAWGVLLLVLLASARVHLGYWLRLRR, from the coding sequence GTGTCATCGTATGGCGTGGATAGGCAGACTCTTTTTCTGCTTCTGATCAATTGCGCGGTTCTAGCCGCAGGCGCGGCTTTCGCCGGTGCCAATTTTATGGATAGCTATAATTTGCAGTCTATGGCTGCACAGGTGCCTGAGCTTGGTCTGCTTGCGCTGGGTGTTATGCTTGCCATGATCTCGGGAAACGGTGGCATCGATCTTTCGGGCATTGCGCTTGCCAATCTTGCAGGAATTGTCGCCTTCCTGTTGACTAGAAATTTTATCCCGGTTGCCGAGACACCGCTCCTGTTCTCATGGACTTTTGCCGGTTTGGCTGTAGCGGTTGGCCTCGTAGGTGGTTTGATCAATGGAATCATGATCGCCTATGCGCGACTTACGCCGCTGATTGCAACCCTCGGCACCCAGCTGGTTTTCACGGGTGTAGCAGTCTTCCTGACCAATGGTTCTGCGATCAGCCTCGGCTATATCGAGCCGCTGGATAATTTTGGCAATATGCCTGTGCTCAGCATACCAATGTGCTTTGCGCTGTTTCTTGCAATTGCTGCCCTTCTGGCTTTTCTTCTGAAATACACGCCATTCGGCGTGAAGTTGATGCTGATGGGGAGCAACTCGAAAGCCGCGCGTTATGGCGGCATCAACGAAAAGCGTATGCTGCTTATTACCTACACGATCTGCGGTGTATTGGCCTCAATCGCGGGTATCATCATCGCAGCGCGCAATTCGTCCGTGAAGTGGGATTATGGCGGTTCTTACGTGTTAATCGCTATTCTTATTGCCGTGCTTGGCGGTGTTAAACCCGAAGGTGGCTACGGTAAGGTTCTTTGCGTGCTGCTAGCCGCAACAGCACTGCAGATTCTCTCAAGCCTGTTCAACTTTATGAACATTTCCAATTTCTTCCGCGACCTTGCCTGGGGTGTGCTGCTTCTAGTGCTGCTGGCTTCGGCGCGCGTGCATCTGGGCTACTGGTTGCGACTAAGAAGATGA
- a CDS encoding PTS glucitol/sorbitol transporter subunit IIC: protein MSIVTMLAQHADVTMQSIHMAGSMISDAALHGKHAAEHAGNDLLQLAQATTTAPGDAGSGGITVDQFKERLQNVQQEEQLGWLASIGKHFIGVFQKGGEVFAGFVTGIIPTLVVLMTAFYAVTELVGEKRVHGLARSAGRIALTRYTVLPVLAVFFLTNPMAYTFGSFLDEKYKPAFYDAAVSYVHPPLGLFPHINPGEYFVWGGVLVALLELEKKGAVPTGYHINVAIWYAIVGLVVILLKGILTERITAIMARRQGIEL from the coding sequence ATGTCGATAGTGACGATGTTGGCACAACATGCCGACGTAACAATGCAATCTATCCATATGGCTGGCAGCATGATTTCCGATGCCGCCCTGCATGGCAAACACGCCGCAGAGCATGCAGGAAACGATTTACTGCAGCTTGCACAAGCGACCACCACCGCGCCGGGCGATGCTGGCAGCGGCGGAATTACCGTCGATCAGTTCAAAGAACGACTTCAGAACGTCCAGCAGGAAGAGCAGCTTGGCTGGCTTGCCTCTATTGGCAAGCACTTCATTGGCGTCTTCCAAAAGGGTGGCGAAGTTTTCGCCGGATTTGTAACCGGTATCATCCCAACACTCGTCGTGCTGATGACTGCGTTCTACGCCGTAACTGAACTGGTCGGTGAAAAGCGTGTCCATGGCCTCGCACGCAGCGCCGGCCGTATCGCGCTTACCCGCTATACTGTTCTGCCAGTGCTCGCGGTCTTCTTCCTGACAAACCCAATGGCTTATACATTTGGTTCGTTCCTGGACGAGAAATACAAGCCTGCTTTCTATGACGCGGCTGTGTCTTACGTCCATCCGCCGCTGGGTCTCTTCCCGCATATCAATCCGGGCGAATACTTTGTCTGGGGCGGCGTACTCGTCGCACTGCTCGAACTTGAGAAGAAGGGCGCGGTTCCAACAGGCTATCATATCAACGTCGCCATCTGGTATGCCATCGTTGGTCTCGTCGTGATCCTCCTCAAAGGCATACTCACAGAACGCATCACCGCCATCATGGCGCGGCGTCAGGGCATTGAGCTGTAA
- a CDS encoding transcriptional regulator — translation MAIWQWALLALALLWGFQSLGVWFQMRHYSDVMKGITSKYSDGFVGAGHIRGRFGKGVIVLIVADRNLVVRRFLQMSGRTVFAQFSRREGFEGMSLSELQDNPAIGEGKPEVVAAAKQAIEQIGRIRDQSDGIELEGLRAVGA, via the coding sequence ATGGCTATCTGGCAATGGGCTTTGCTGGCGCTTGCTTTGCTGTGGGGCTTTCAGTCGCTGGGCGTCTGGTTCCAGATGCGCCACTATTCCGATGTGATGAAGGGCATCACTTCGAAATACTCTGACGGTTTTGTTGGCGCTGGGCATATTCGGGGACGCTTCGGCAAAGGTGTCATCGTGTTGATCGTCGCAGACCGCAACTTGGTGGTGCGACGCTTCCTGCAAATGAGCGGACGGACGGTTTTTGCACAATTCAGCCGTCGCGAAGGCTTCGAGGGAATGAGTCTCAGCGAATTGCAGGACAATCCCGCAATTGGAGAAGGAAAGCCTGAAGTGGTGGCTGCTGCCAAACAGGCTATAGAGCAGATCGGTCGCATAAGAGATCAATCCGATGGGATCGAGCTCGAAGGTCTGAGGGCAGTGGGAGCATAG